The proteins below come from a single Chryseobacterium nepalense genomic window:
- the uxaC gene encoding glucuronate isomerase, with protein sequence MKPFITDQFLLQSKYAEELYFRFAEKQPIIDYHNHLIPKDIAEDTVFENISKVWIAGDHYKWRAMRTLGVNEKFITGDSSDKEKFQAWANTVPYTLRNPLYHWTHLELKRYFGIDELLNENNASEIYDNITAQLQTPEKSTRGLLKMMNVESLCTTEDPTDTLNYHQDLAKSDFSIKVSTAFRPDKAILIENHNFADYISKLGEAAGIEINSYQTLCDALLKRIEYFHENGCRLCDHGLNNISYEEATEAEVNAIFNDKLNGKVIAEKQVNQFKTAILLFLGETYHQFGWVQQFHLGALRNNNERMHRILGPDTGWDSIGDFVQAENLSKFLNALDGKDKLTKTILYNLNPADNEIFATMIGNFNDGSIKGKVQFGSGWWFLDQKDGMIKQMNALSNMGLISCFVGMLTDSRSFLSYPRHEYFRRVLCNLFGEEMKNGELPDDIEHVGKIISDICYHNAKNYFDF encoded by the coding sequence ATGAAACCTTTTATAACAGATCAATTTTTATTACAAAGTAAATACGCTGAAGAATTATATTTCAGATTTGCAGAAAAACAACCGATCATTGATTATCACAATCACCTGATCCCTAAAGATATTGCAGAAGATACTGTTTTCGAAAATATTTCTAAAGTATGGATTGCCGGCGATCATTACAAGTGGAGAGCCATGCGTACTTTAGGCGTAAACGAAAAATTTATTACAGGGGATTCTTCAGACAAAGAAAAATTTCAGGCATGGGCAAATACGGTTCCTTACACCCTGAGAAATCCTTTATATCACTGGACGCACCTGGAATTAAAAAGATATTTCGGAATTGATGAATTGCTGAATGAAAACAATGCTTCGGAAATTTACGATAACATCACCGCACAGCTTCAGACTCCTGAAAAATCCACCAGAGGATTATTAAAAATGATGAATGTGGAATCTCTGTGTACAACAGAAGATCCTACCGATACTCTCAATTATCATCAGGATCTGGCGAAAAGTGATTTCTCCATCAAAGTCAGTACTGCCTTCCGCCCGGATAAAGCCATTTTAATAGAAAATCACAACTTTGCAGATTACATTTCAAAATTGGGCGAAGCTGCCGGAATTGAAATCAATTCATACCAGACATTATGTGACGCTTTATTAAAAAGAATTGAATACTTCCACGAAAACGGATGCCGGCTTTGCGACCACGGGTTAAATAATATCTCTTACGAGGAAGCTACAGAAGCGGAAGTGAACGCAATCTTTAATGATAAACTGAATGGAAAAGTTATCGCTGAAAAACAGGTGAACCAATTCAAGACAGCGATTTTATTATTCTTAGGTGAAACCTATCATCAATTCGGCTGGGTTCAGCAGTTTCACTTGGGAGCATTAAGAAACAATAATGAAAGAATGCACAGAATCCTTGGTCCGGATACAGGATGGGATTCTATTGGAGATTTCGTGCAGGCGGAAAATCTATCTAAATTTTTAAATGCGTTAGACGGAAAAGATAAATTAACGAAAACCATTTTATATAATTTAAATCCTGCCGACAACGAGATTTTCGCAACCATGATCGGAAACTTTAATGACGGTAGCATTAAAGGAAAAGTACAGTTCGGGTCTGGATGGTGGTTTCTGGATCAGAAGGACGGAATGATCAAACAGATGAATGCGCTTTCCAACATGGGATTAATCAGCTGCTTCGTGGGAATGCTTACGGATTCCAGAAGTTTCCTTTCTTACCCGAGACACGAATATTTTAGAAGAGTATTGTGTAATCTTTTCGGGGAAGAAATGAAAAATGGAGA
- a CDS encoding gluconate 5-dehydrogenase gives MNLFDLSGKVAVVTGGTHGLGMAMAEGLAAAGAELAITSTTPSKLEEALDYYHSKGYKATGYIFDVTDELEAAQKVALMEATHGKIDILVNNAGIIKRIPAIDMEVEDFRKVIDVDLTGPFIMSKLVGRYMIKRRSGKIINICSMMSELGRDNVVAYASAKGGLKMLTKNLATEWAKHNIQVNGIGPGYFATSQTEPIRVDGNPFNDFIISRTPEGRWGNPEDLAGTAIFLASEASRFINGQIIYVDGGILATIGKPANE, from the coding sequence ATGAATTTATTTGATTTATCCGGAAAAGTAGCAGTTGTTACCGGCGGAACTCACGGATTAGGAATGGCAATGGCAGAAGGTCTTGCAGCCGCAGGTGCCGAACTGGCAATTACAAGTACAACTCCGTCCAAATTAGAAGAAGCTTTAGACTATTATCATTCAAAAGGATACAAAGCAACCGGTTATATTTTTGATGTAACGGACGAACTGGAAGCTGCACAGAAAGTAGCTCTGATGGAAGCCACCCATGGAAAAATAGACATCCTTGTCAATAATGCAGGAATCATCAAACGTATTCCGGCAATTGATATGGAAGTAGAAGACTTTAGAAAAGTAATCGACGTAGATCTTACAGGTCCTTTTATCATGTCCAAACTGGTTGGGAGATACATGATCAAAAGAAGATCAGGAAAGATCATCAATATCTGCTCAATGATGAGTGAGCTGGGCCGGGACAATGTAGTAGCATACGCTTCTGCAAAAGGAGGCCTGAAAATGCTGACCAAAAATTTAGCAACAGAATGGGCAAAACATAATATTCAGGTGAACGGTATTGGTCCCGGATATTTTGCCACTTCACAAACTGAACCTATCAGGGTGGATGGAAATCCGTTCAACGATTTTATCATCAGCAGAACTCCGGAAGGAAGATGGGGAAATCCTGAAGATCTTGCAGGGACAGCTATTTTCCTGGCATCCGAAGCAAGCAGATTCATCAACGGACAGATCATTTATGTTGATGGAGGAATTCTCGCCACTATCGGGAAACCTGCTAATGAATAA
- a CDS encoding SusC/RagA family TonB-linked outer membrane protein yields the protein MDKKVQSVKWLYLTAFLLPVLAMAQEKETKKDKETNIDEVVLVGYTKVSKKDVTNAVSSVKAEAIKDMPSNNAAEAIQGRLAGVQVSLSEGSPGADVDIVIRGGNSITGSNAPLYIVDGVQMDNALTILSPKEIESIEVLKDASSTSIYGARGANGVVLITTKGGRKRAKTSINYNGFLGVRSIQNTINVLDPYQYVLYQYEIYNKGGVQTDIDAFNTRYGNFQDIGKNYGNIKKIDWQDEVFGREAFNFTHNIAVTGGSENSSFSLSLNNVQEDGIMIGSGFKRNMANFKYDYDLSKKLSMTLNARYSRQTIYGAGTSATGSQSTNRLRNAVRYQPFEGGPAQNIDEFDPLFANETNLVNPLILADNEVKENGRNDLLLNGVIEYRINKNFTFRSVIGYVQRDESVNQFSGVVTSLARQNNDQPVVFLSKAQSRRITNTNTLNFRKTYGSHKVDFLLGQETVKTDAESLSMNIKWLPKSISPQEAFANIQSASPPSGLVQDNPRTELLPDRIVSFFGRANYIFKNKYIVTASMRADGSSVFGPGNRWGYFPAASVAWKINEENFLKESRVISELKLRAGYGLSGNNRIKAFLYDTFFTTSSDYGYAFGTNVTPGATTGNIMANKNVKWESATSKNAGLDFGLFKGKVYGSVDVYQTDTKDLLLLAKIPQTTGYEYQYQNSGSTTNKGIEVSVGSTIISNDNFTWKIDANISSNRNTIKSLGNSASASSNYYLFPSGWQNNLNDFLVQVGKPVGTYWGYVTAGRYEINDFDYNPTTQAYTLKAGIASSAAAANGARPVQPGDLKLEDLNGDGVIDNNDMTDLGSAQPKFYGGFNQTFRYKNWDMSVMFNFSVGNKVYNANKIEYSTQYLYRDNNMLAEVADRWRWFDDNGVKVNDPNALAALNANTTMWTPPAGAYFLHSYAIEDGSFLRLNNLTIGYSLGKDFTKQLGLSNFRLYFTMNNVFTITGYSGYDPEANTRRNPLTPGVDYAAYPRSRFILSGVDITF from the coding sequence ATGGATAAAAAAGTACAATCAGTAAAGTGGTTATACCTAACTGCCTTTCTACTTCCTGTCCTTGCTATGGCTCAAGAAAAAGAAACCAAAAAGGATAAAGAAACCAATATTGATGAAGTAGTCCTGGTAGGATACACCAAGGTTTCTAAAAAGGATGTTACCAATGCCGTTTCTTCAGTAAAAGCGGAAGCTATAAAGGATATGCCATCCAACAATGCTGCAGAAGCCATCCAGGGAAGACTTGCCGGTGTGCAGGTTTCCCTGAGCGAAGGATCTCCGGGAGCAGACGTTGATATCGTGATCAGAGGAGGAAACTCCATTACCGGCAGCAATGCTCCCCTGTATATTGTTGACGGAGTTCAGATGGACAATGCTTTGACAATATTATCTCCGAAAGAAATTGAGTCTATTGAAGTTCTGAAAGATGCTTCTTCTACCAGTATTTATGGAGCCAGAGGAGCAAATGGGGTTGTCCTGATCACCACAAAAGGCGGTCGTAAAAGGGCAAAAACATCTATCAATTACAACGGATTTTTAGGAGTACGATCGATCCAGAATACAATTAATGTGCTGGATCCGTATCAGTATGTATTGTATCAGTATGAAATCTACAATAAAGGGGGTGTACAAACGGACATTGATGCCTTTAATACGAGATACGGAAATTTTCAGGACATCGGAAAAAACTATGGAAATATTAAGAAAATAGACTGGCAGGATGAGGTTTTTGGAAGAGAAGCTTTCAACTTCACGCATAATATTGCTGTTACGGGAGGGTCTGAAAATTCTTCTTTTTCATTGTCATTAAATAATGTTCAGGAAGACGGAATCATGATTGGATCGGGATTTAAGAGAAATATGGCCAATTTCAAATATGATTATGATCTCTCCAAAAAGCTGAGCATGACGCTCAATGCAAGATACAGCAGACAGACCATCTACGGTGCCGGAACTTCCGCAACAGGATCACAAAGTACCAACCGATTGAGAAATGCAGTAAGATATCAACCTTTTGAGGGAGGGCCCGCTCAAAACATTGATGAGTTTGATCCTTTATTTGCGAATGAAACCAACCTTGTAAACCCTCTCATTCTTGCTGATAATGAAGTGAAAGAAAACGGCAGAAATGATCTCTTATTGAATGGTGTCATTGAATACAGGATCAATAAAAATTTCACCTTCCGGAGTGTTATAGGATACGTGCAGCGAGATGAATCTGTAAATCAGTTTTCGGGTGTGGTTACCAGTCTCGCAAGACAGAATAATGATCAGCCTGTCGTATTTTTAAGCAAAGCTCAATCAAGAAGAATTACCAATACCAATACTTTAAATTTCAGGAAAACATACGGCAGTCATAAAGTAGATTTCCTTTTAGGACAGGAAACTGTAAAAACCGATGCTGAATCGTTATCAATGAATATCAAATGGCTTCCGAAATCAATCAGTCCTCAGGAAGCATTTGCCAACATCCAGTCGGCCAGTCCGCCTTCAGGGTTGGTTCAGGATAATCCACGAACAGAATTGCTGCCGGACAGAATCGTATCGTTTTTCGGAAGAGCCAATTATATCTTCAAGAACAAATATATTGTAACAGCTTCTATGAGAGCAGACGGATCAAGTGTATTCGGTCCCGGAAACAGATGGGGATATTTCCCCGCAGCTTCCGTTGCATGGAAGATCAATGAAGAAAATTTCCTGAAAGAAAGCCGTGTTATCAGCGAACTGAAGCTGAGAGCGGGATATGGTCTTTCCGGAAACAACAGAATTAAAGCTTTCCTGTATGATACTTTTTTTACCACGTCATCTGATTACGGTTATGCTTTCGGAACAAATGTAACCCCTGGAGCAACCACAGGTAATATCATGGCTAATAAAAATGTTAAATGGGAATCCGCGACTTCAAAAAATGCAGGATTGGATTTTGGCTTGTTTAAAGGAAAAGTTTATGGTTCCGTTGATGTTTACCAAACCGATACGAAAGATCTTCTTTTACTGGCGAAAATTCCGCAGACAACAGGTTACGAATACCAATACCAGAATTCCGGCAGCACAACCAACAAAGGAATTGAAGTTTCAGTAGGAAGTACCATCATCAGCAATGATAACTTTACCTGGAAAATTGATGCTAACATTTCATCCAACAGAAATACCATCAAAAGCTTAGGAAACAGTGCTTCTGCAAGTTCCAACTATTACCTGTTTCCTTCCGGATGGCAGAATAACCTCAACGATTTCTTAGTACAGGTGGGCAAGCCCGTTGGTACTTACTGGGGATATGTAACCGCCGGAAGGTATGAAATAAATGATTTTGATTATAACCCGACAACCCAGGCTTATACCCTGAAAGCAGGAATCGCAAGTTCTGCAGCAGCCGCCAACGGAGCAAGACCTGTACAGCCAGGAGACCTGAAACTGGAAGACCTCAACGGAGATGGTGTAATTGATAACAATGACATGACCGACCTCGGAAGTGCACAGCCAAAATTCTATGGCGGATTTAACCAGACGTTCCGTTACAAAAACTGGGATATGAGTGTAATGTTCAATTTCTCAGTTGGAAACAAAGTTTACAATGCCAACAAAATCGAATATTCTACCCAATACCTTTACAGGGACAACAATATGCTTGCTGAAGTTGCTGACCGCTGGAGATGGTTTGATGATAACGGGGTAAAAGTAAATGATCCTAATGCTTTAGCTGCACTGAACGCCAATACGACTATGTGGACTCCGCCGGCAGGTGCTTATTTCCTTCATTCGTATGCTATCGAAGACGGCTCTTTCCTTCGTCTGAATAACCTGACCATAGGGTATTCTCTTGGAAAAGACTTTACCAAACAACTCGGACTTTCCAATTTCAGATTATATTTCACCATGAATAATGTATTTACCATTACAGGATATTCAGGATATGATCCGGAAGCCAATACAAGAAGAAATCCTTTAACACCTGGTGTAGATTATGCCGCTTATCCGCGAAGCAGATTCATTTTATCGGGAGTTGATATCACTTTTTAA
- the kduI gene encoding 5-dehydro-4-deoxy-D-glucuronate isomerase translates to MQKSEFRYAHHPEDVKKYTTEDLRREFLIDDLFNEDEIKLVYSMYDRLIVGGVMPSTKALKLEPTDDLKAQHFLDRRELGIINVGGAGRITVDGEVYELNNKEALYIGKGAKEVIFEKAGDAQSYFYINSAPAHHSYPNKKITKNEAEIVELGEEKYANKRTINKLIVNSVLETCQLQMGMTELHPGSVWNTMPAHTHARRMEAYFYFDLEEGQTVSHFMGQPHETRHIFMTNRQAVLSPEWSIHSGVGTSNYTFIWGMAGENMDYGDMDGIKTNELK, encoded by the coding sequence ATGCAAAAATCAGAATTTCGCTACGCCCATCACCCTGAAGATGTAAAAAAATATACAACAGAAGATCTCAGGAGGGAGTTTCTGATCGATGATCTATTTAATGAAGACGAGATAAAATTAGTCTATTCTATGTATGACAGACTGATTGTAGGAGGCGTGATGCCCTCAACAAAAGCTTTAAAACTGGAGCCTACTGACGATCTGAAAGCGCAGCATTTTCTTGACAGAAGAGAATTGGGGATTATCAACGTTGGCGGAGCCGGAAGAATAACAGTAGATGGTGAAGTATATGAACTTAACAACAAAGAAGCTTTATACATAGGAAAAGGCGCGAAAGAAGTGATTTTTGAAAAAGCGGGTGATGCACAATCCTACTTTTACATCAATTCCGCTCCGGCACATCACAGTTACCCGAATAAAAAGATCACGAAAAATGAAGCTGAAATCGTAGAATTAGGTGAAGAAAAGTATGCTAACAAGCGCACCATAAATAAACTCATTGTAAATTCTGTGTTGGAAACCTGTCAGCTGCAAATGGGAATGACGGAACTTCATCCGGGAAGCGTTTGGAACACAATGCCTGCACATACTCATGCTAGAAGAATGGAAGCTTATTTCTACTTTGATCTTGAAGAAGGGCAGACGGTAAGCCACTTTATGGGGCAGCCCCACGAAACCCGTCATATCTTTATGACCAACAGACAGGCTGTTTTGTCCCCGGAATGGTCTATCCATTCAGGAGTGGGAACCTCCAATTATACTTTTATATGGGGAATGGCCGGAGAAAATATGGATTACGGTGATATGGATGGTATCAAAACAAACGAACTAAAGTAA